From Luteolibacter arcticus, one genomic window encodes:
- a CDS encoding cation:proton antiporter, which produces MDHGIVTDIATCIIAAWVVGVVCRVVRQPLLIAYLVAGFAIGPNGLRFITDPESIRTMSEIGLALLLFMIGLEMDLKKMLGSGRAITVTALVQIIGGVALGWLLFGWLGPAATKLEALYLAVAAAMSSTVIIVKLLHDKRELETLAGRITIGILVLQDVFVILFLAVQPSLKDPALAPLALAFGKVLLLVGVAYTVSRFVLPPVFKLVARQPELVLVGALAWCFALAGFASYLHLSREMGALLAGVLLSTFPYTLDVVAKVTSIRDFFVTLFFVSLGMIIPLPTWDYLLWMLVFSAVLVATRLLSVTPVLLKLGLGHRMSLLPAINLSQLSELSLVLLAIGKASGDVSDRTISITAFAFAFLAVGSTYGILRNDGIVRTVSPWLTKFGMPDLPEGSGETGHDTQAGTIFVLGFSWTASSMVEEIERERPTLLPRLKVIDFNPETVAKLRARGVSVVYGDVSQRDVLEHAGIAEAEVIVCSLSDSVLRGASNLRMLRQVRALSERAEIIVHAERLDDAAGLYAAGASYVVTPRLLEARELLEVLDAVDNHLIAEKTCEQLARLENRSEVIP; this is translated from the coding sequence GTGGACCACGGAATAGTCACTGACATCGCGACGTGCATCATCGCCGCCTGGGTGGTGGGGGTGGTTTGCCGGGTGGTGCGGCAGCCGTTGCTGATCGCGTATTTGGTGGCGGGGTTTGCGATCGGGCCGAATGGGTTGCGCTTCATCACGGATCCGGAGTCGATCCGGACGATGTCCGAGATCGGGTTGGCGCTGCTGCTGTTCATGATCGGGCTGGAGATGGACCTGAAGAAGATGCTGGGGTCCGGGCGGGCGATCACGGTGACGGCGCTGGTTCAGATCATCGGCGGCGTGGCCTTGGGGTGGCTGCTTTTCGGCTGGCTGGGCCCGGCGGCGACGAAGCTGGAGGCCCTCTACCTCGCGGTGGCAGCGGCGATGAGCAGCACGGTCATCATCGTGAAGCTGCTGCACGACAAGCGGGAGCTGGAGACCCTCGCCGGGCGCATCACGATCGGCATTCTGGTCCTGCAGGACGTCTTCGTGATCCTGTTCCTCGCCGTCCAGCCGAGCCTCAAGGATCCGGCGTTGGCACCCCTGGCCTTGGCGTTTGGCAAGGTGCTGCTGCTGGTGGGCGTGGCCTACACCGTCAGCCGCTTCGTGCTGCCGCCGGTCTTCAAGCTGGTGGCGCGGCAACCGGAGCTGGTGTTGGTGGGCGCGCTGGCGTGGTGCTTCGCGTTGGCCGGCTTCGCGAGCTACCTTCACCTGTCGCGGGAAATGGGCGCACTGCTTGCCGGCGTGTTGCTGTCCACCTTCCCCTACACGCTCGATGTGGTGGCGAAGGTCACCAGCATCCGCGATTTCTTCGTCACCCTGTTCTTCGTCTCGCTCGGCATGATCATCCCCCTGCCGACGTGGGACTACCTGCTGTGGATGCTGGTCTTCAGCGCGGTGCTGGTTGCCACCCGGCTGCTGAGCGTGACCCCGGTGCTCCTGAAGTTGGGCCTCGGGCATCGCATGAGCCTGCTGCCGGCGATCAATCTCAGCCAGCTCAGCGAACTCTCGCTGGTGCTGCTGGCGATCGGCAAGGCCAGCGGGGATGTGTCCGACCGCACGATCAGCATCACCGCCTTCGCCTTCGCGTTCCTCGCGGTGGGATCGACCTATGGGATCCTGCGGAATGATGGCATCGTGCGCACCGTCTCGCCGTGGTTGACGAAATTCGGCATGCCGGACTTGCCCGAGGGCAGTGGTGAAACCGGCCACGACACTCAGGCGGGGACCATCTTCGTGCTCGGCTTCTCGTGGACCGCGAGTTCCATGGTGGAAGAAATCGAACGCGAGCGGCCGACGCTGCTGCCGCGGCTCAAGGTGATCGATTTCAATCCCGAAACGGTTGCGAAACTCCGCGCTCGCGGGGTGTCGGTCGTCTATGGCGACGTCAGCCAGCGCGACGTGCTGGAGCACGCGGGCATCGCGGAGGCGGAGGTGATCGTCTGTTCGCTTTCCGACAGCGTGCTGCGCGGTGCGAGCAATCTCCGGATGCTCCGGCAAGTGCGCGCCCTCAGCGAGCGCGCCGAGATCATCGTGCACGCCGAGCGTCTCGACGATGCCGCGGGCCTTTACGCCGCGGGGGCCAGTTACGTGGTCACGCCCCGGCTGTTGGAAGCCCGCGAGCTGCTCGAAGTGCTCGATGCGGTGGACAACCACCTCATCGCCGAAAAGACCTGTGAACAGCTTGCGCGCTTGGAAAATCGCAGTGAAGTGATTCCCTGA
- a CDS encoding Crp/Fnr family transcriptional regulator, with the protein MNPFLDIIAGHPVRELAAGEFILQQDDPCAALYVLLEGEVEVLRDDVRVAKISESGAVFGEMSLLLGGPCTASVRTLVPSRITSVDEPRAFLASSPAACLHIAELLAHRIDALNRYLVDVKHQYDGHDHIGMVDDVLSTLMHRQPKRRAKS; encoded by the coding sequence ATGAACCCGTTCCTCGACATCATCGCCGGCCATCCGGTCCGCGAACTCGCGGCGGGTGAGTTCATTCTGCAGCAAGACGATCCCTGCGCCGCCCTCTACGTCCTGCTGGAAGGGGAAGTGGAAGTCCTGCGCGATGATGTCCGCGTCGCGAAGATCTCTGAAAGCGGTGCTGTCTTCGGGGAGATGTCCCTGCTCCTAGGCGGACCCTGCACCGCCAGCGTGCGGACGCTGGTTCCGTCGCGAATCACCTCCGTCGATGAACCGCGCGCGTTTCTCGCCTCTTCACCGGCCGCCTGCCTCCATATCGCGGAGCTGCTGGCGCACCGCATCGACGCGCTCAACCGCTACCTCGTGGACGTTAAGCATCAATACGACGGCCACGACCACATCGGGATGGTGGATGACGTTCTGAGCACCCTGATGCACCGCCAGCCGAAACGCCGGGCGAAGAGTTGA
- a CDS encoding Crp/Fnr family transcriptional regulator, whose product MSSSPLPELPAIGFLADMDSSHREFLASFGKFVRPHDGESLIEEDKPQPNLYLILSGMLHVVSHAGGRNLLVASLGAGDSLGEVNIFDPGTASASVIARSECLIWQISEAELQGFFQDDPVGGIEFMKGLLRLEGKRIRAMNAKLAESEEKSALHSFWRPTA is encoded by the coding sequence ATGAGTTCGTCTCCCCTTCCGGAACTGCCCGCCATCGGCTTCCTCGCCGACATGGATTCCTCCCACCGCGAGTTTCTCGCATCCTTCGGAAAGTTCGTCCGTCCCCACGATGGCGAATCGCTGATCGAAGAAGACAAGCCGCAGCCAAACCTTTACCTGATCCTGTCCGGCATGCTGCATGTGGTATCCCACGCCGGCGGCCGGAATCTGTTGGTCGCGAGCCTCGGAGCCGGTGATTCGCTCGGCGAGGTCAATATCTTCGATCCGGGCACTGCCAGTGCCTCGGTGATCGCCCGCAGCGAGTGCCTGATCTGGCAGATCTCGGAAGCCGAATTGCAGGGCTTCTTCCAGGATGATCCCGTGGGGGGGATCGAGTTCATGAAGGGCCTGCTCCGTCTCGAAGGAAAGCGGATCCGGGCCATGAACGCCAAGCTTGCCGAATCCGAAGAAAAGTCAGCACTGCACAGCTTCTGGAGACCGACGGCGTGA
- a CDS encoding metallophosphoesterase family protein encodes MKILFAADLHYALKQFDWLAANAGECDALIIGGDLLDLGGNLDTDLQVVVVEKYLHKLSKLTRVIVSSGNHDGDHRDENGESRARWIGEMKDDRLHVDGDSLDVAGMRITVCPWWDGPVTRAEVEQQLIAAMPPAGTPWLWVYHAAPEGPLSWTGKEFIGDATLTAWIARFSPRIVMSGHIHNAPFYAQGSWIDRIGETWAFNPGRQIGGCPAVLRFDLDRQEVAWHSQEGVEERSLVG; translated from the coding sequence GTGAAAATCCTCTTCGCCGCCGACCTGCACTACGCGCTCAAGCAGTTCGACTGGCTTGCCGCGAATGCCGGGGAGTGCGACGCGCTGATCATCGGCGGCGACTTGCTGGATCTTGGCGGGAACCTCGACACCGACCTCCAGGTGGTGGTGGTGGAGAAGTATCTCCACAAGCTCAGCAAGCTCACCCGTGTGATCGTCAGCTCCGGCAATCACGACGGCGACCATCGCGATGAAAACGGGGAGTCACGCGCGCGCTGGATTGGCGAGATGAAGGACGATCGCCTGCACGTCGATGGCGACTCGCTCGATGTGGCCGGCATGCGCATCACCGTGTGCCCATGGTGGGATGGTCCGGTGACGCGGGCGGAGGTGGAGCAGCAGTTGATCGCCGCCATGCCGCCGGCGGGAACGCCGTGGCTGTGGGTCTATCATGCCGCACCGGAGGGACCGCTGAGTTGGACCGGGAAGGAATTCATCGGTGACGCGACCTTAACCGCATGGATCGCCCGGTTCTCGCCGCGCATCGTGATGTCGGGGCATATCCACAATGCTCCCTTCTACGCGCAGGGCTCGTGGATTGACCGGATCGGCGAGACGTGGGCCTTCAATCCGGGGCGACAGATCGGAGGGTGTCCGGCGGTGCTGCGGTTCGACTTGGACCGGCAAGAGGTGGCCTGGCACTCGCAGGAGGGGGTGGAGGAGCGGAGCTTGGTGGGGTAG
- the argJ gene encoding bifunctional glutamate N-acetyltransferase/amino-acid acetyltransferase ArgJ has translation MDFPVTRIKGGVGAPRGFQCSALSCGIKNPAAERLDLALIYSESPCTSAGTFTINRVKAAPVKLSQAHLRKGDIRAIVANSGNANACTGVQGIHDAKAMCKGVATPLGLNRSEIGVCSTGVIGLPMPMVRIESRFDDLVQGLGSGRGTEVARAIITSDTHHKEIAISFDLGGHRVRIGGCVKGAGMISPSMATMLCFITTDANVPRDTLRKGVLEGVDESFNRITIDGDMSTNDTVLVLANGRSGMPPIRRNSSLCRQFRQALRHVMLELAQAVVRDGERVTKFVTVEVKGARTYLDAKLVAEAVCKSALVKSSWNGGDPNWGRVLHAVGYSRARIREELVDIFYDGKPACLGGLQATTPMDELREIAAKPEFKIEIHLNQGDADYCMYSSDLSPEYIDFNRSEYAYWKQARKDGLV, from the coding sequence ATGGACTTTCCCGTCACCCGGATCAAAGGCGGCGTCGGCGCGCCGCGCGGTTTCCAGTGCTCCGCATTATCTTGCGGCATCAAGAACCCTGCCGCCGAACGTCTCGACCTCGCGCTGATCTATTCGGAGAGCCCGTGTACGTCGGCCGGCACCTTCACCATCAATCGCGTCAAGGCCGCGCCGGTGAAGCTGTCCCAAGCCCACCTGCGCAAGGGTGACATCCGCGCGATCGTCGCCAACAGCGGCAACGCCAACGCCTGCACCGGTGTCCAAGGCATCCACGACGCCAAGGCGATGTGCAAGGGCGTGGCCACCCCGCTCGGCCTGAACCGCAGCGAGATCGGCGTGTGTTCCACGGGCGTGATCGGCTTGCCGATGCCGATGGTGCGGATCGAGTCGCGCTTCGACGATCTCGTCCAGGGTCTCGGCAGTGGCCGTGGCACCGAGGTGGCCCGCGCCATCATCACCAGCGACACCCATCACAAGGAGATCGCCATTTCCTTCGACCTCGGCGGCCACCGCGTCCGCATCGGCGGCTGCGTGAAAGGCGCCGGCATGATCTCGCCAAGCATGGCCACCATGCTGTGCTTCATCACCACCGATGCCAATGTCCCGCGCGACACGCTGCGCAAGGGCGTGCTCGAGGGGGTCGATGAAAGCTTCAACCGCATCACCATCGATGGCGACATGAGCACCAACGACACGGTGCTGGTGCTCGCCAACGGCCGCTCCGGCATGCCGCCGATCCGCCGTAACAGCTCGCTGTGCCGCCAATTCCGCCAGGCGCTGCGCCACGTGATGCTCGAGCTTGCGCAAGCGGTCGTCCGCGATGGCGAGCGGGTGACGAAGTTCGTCACCGTGGAGGTGAAGGGCGCCCGCACCTATCTGGATGCCAAGCTCGTCGCCGAGGCGGTCTGCAAGTCGGCGCTGGTGAAGTCATCGTGGAACGGCGGCGACCCGAATTGGGGCCGCGTGCTCCACGCCGTCGGCTACTCGCGCGCTCGCATTCGCGAGGAACTCGTGGACATCTTCTACGACGGCAAGCCCGCCTGCCTCGGCGGCCTGCAAGCGACCACGCCGATGGACGAGCTGCGCGAGATCGCCGCCAAGCCAGAGTTCAAGATCGAGATCCACCTGAACCAGGGCGACGCCGACTACTGCATGTATAGTAGCGACCTCTCGCCCGAGTACATCGATTTCAATCGCTCCGAGTACGCCTACTGGAAGCAGGCGCGCAAGGACGGGCTGGTATAG
- the argC gene encoding N-acetyl-gamma-glutamyl-phosphate reductase, with protein sequence MTERIKCAIVGASGYTGQELLRLLLVHPQVELVAATSRQEAGKPLSAVFPRFRKLPGAELPFMEPDPDAIAATGAQAAFLALPHGVAAEIATALLERGLKVIDLSADFRLSDADVYEEFYGHPHPAPALLDEAVYGLPEIRAGAIREARLVASPGCYPTSILLPLIPLLEASLIDPATIVANSMSGVSGAGKKADVSLLFCECNESVRAYGIPKHRHLSEIEQELSIAAGESVVITFIPHLVPVNSGIATSTTAKLTEGIDPAAIGEALESAYGDAAFVRLLGKGGCADTKNVTRTNFIDIGWAHDARTGRVILTSAEDNLGKGAGSQAVQSFNLIFGLPETAGLQTA encoded by the coding sequence GTGACGGAACGGATCAAATGCGCGATTGTCGGAGCCAGCGGCTACACAGGGCAGGAACTCCTGCGCCTGCTGCTGGTCCACCCGCAGGTCGAATTGGTGGCCGCGACCTCCCGCCAGGAGGCCGGCAAGCCCTTGTCCGCCGTCTTTCCGCGCTTCCGCAAGCTGCCGGGGGCCGAGCTGCCGTTTATGGAGCCCGATCCGGATGCCATCGCCGCGACCGGTGCGCAGGCGGCGTTTCTCGCGCTGCCGCACGGGGTGGCGGCGGAAATCGCGACCGCGCTGCTGGAGCGCGGGCTGAAGGTCATCGACCTGAGCGCGGATTTCCGGCTGAGCGATGCCGACGTTTACGAGGAATTCTACGGCCACCCCCATCCAGCACCGGCGCTGCTCGATGAGGCGGTCTATGGCCTGCCGGAGATCCGGGCGGGTGCCATCCGGGAGGCGCGGCTCGTCGCCTCGCCCGGTTGCTACCCGACCAGCATCCTGCTGCCGCTGATCCCGCTGCTGGAGGCCAGCCTGATCGATCCGGCCACGATCGTGGCGAACTCGATGAGCGGCGTCAGCGGAGCCGGCAAGAAGGCCGATGTCTCGCTGCTCTTCTGCGAGTGCAATGAGAGCGTGCGCGCCTACGGCATCCCGAAGCACCGCCACCTCTCCGAGATCGAGCAGGAGCTATCAATTGCGGCCGGTGAAAGCGTGGTCATCACTTTCATCCCGCACCTGGTCCCGGTTAACTCCGGCATCGCCACCTCCACCACGGCGAAGCTGACGGAAGGCATCGATCCCGCCGCGATCGGCGAGGCGCTGGAAAGTGCGTACGGGGACGCGGCGTTTGTCCGTCTGCTAGGCAAGGGCGGCTGTGCCGACACCAAGAATGTCACGCGCACCAACTTCATCGACATCGGCTGGGCGCACGATGCGCGGACCGGTCGTGTTATTTTGACCAGCGCGGAGGACAACCTCGGCAAGGGCGCGGGATCGCAGGCGGTGCAGTCATTCAACCTCATCTTCGGCCTCCCGGAGACCGCCGGGTTGCAAACGGCGTGA
- the glsA gene encoding glutaminase A gives MKSPVTQVLKNLHQRYASLHDGKVADYIPELAKVDPKLFGICIATRDGHLYEVGDTRHKFTIQSISKALSYGLALEDRGEDHVTSRIGVEPSGDAFNAISLKPGNGAPFNPMINAGAIATCGQVLKKDGQTRIDRIREYLSRCAIGQLDIDEDVYRSESQTGHRNRAIGWMLRNFDIIEEEPRDILETYFQQCSLRVNCADLAVMAATLANQGCNPVTGERAIAHEYVDNVLGVMASCGMYDWSGEWIYRVGLPAKSGVGGGILAVLPGQLGIGVFSPPLDDQGNSVRGIKVCMDLARELALHMFNPSAVPQPALRRSYNASQVNSRRRLPAPVFKALRSYGDRIRVMELQGPLLFSTFEPVIRELVKQAAYCQHVILNFANVFSVDGVSLRMLREVRQQLDDTGVRLLCCHAGRHGKALEVAGLGEDALFPSEDAALEACEDAVLEKVMPHHTPDVPPVALSKCSLFSTCDEDELQLLEERMEHRSFATGETIIHTGGTADELFVLSDGTVEVRLLLGNNRYQRLDVFSAGMSFGELAFLDGSPRSADVVTTAPVTCRVIRRSLFDVLGREHPALKAKILHQFALLLCERLRQANIEISALRG, from the coding sequence ATGAAATCCCCCGTAACCCAAGTCCTTAAGAACCTCCATCAGCGGTATGCGTCTCTCCACGACGGCAAGGTAGCGGACTACATCCCCGAGCTCGCCAAAGTCGATCCGAAGCTCTTCGGAATCTGCATCGCGACCCGGGACGGGCATCTCTACGAGGTCGGCGACACGCGACACAAGTTCACCATCCAATCGATCTCCAAGGCGCTGTCCTATGGCTTGGCCTTGGAAGACCGCGGCGAGGACCATGTGACTTCGCGGATCGGCGTGGAGCCATCGGGCGATGCCTTCAATGCCATCAGCTTGAAGCCCGGCAACGGCGCGCCGTTCAACCCGATGATCAACGCCGGCGCGATCGCCACCTGCGGGCAGGTCCTGAAGAAGGACGGTCAAACCCGCATCGACCGGATCCGCGAGTATCTCTCACGCTGCGCGATCGGTCAGCTCGACATCGACGAGGACGTCTATCGCTCAGAAAGCCAAACCGGCCACCGCAACCGGGCGATCGGCTGGATGCTGCGGAATTTCGACATCATCGAGGAAGAGCCCCGCGATATCTTGGAGACCTATTTCCAGCAGTGCTCGCTGCGCGTGAATTGTGCCGACCTTGCAGTGATGGCGGCCACGCTTGCCAACCAAGGTTGCAATCCCGTCACCGGCGAGCGGGCGATCGCTCACGAGTATGTGGACAACGTGCTCGGCGTGATGGCGAGCTGCGGGATGTACGATTGGTCCGGGGAGTGGATCTATCGGGTCGGCCTGCCGGCGAAGAGCGGGGTCGGCGGTGGCATCCTCGCGGTGCTGCCGGGTCAGCTCGGCATCGGTGTCTTTTCCCCGCCGCTCGATGACCAGGGCAACAGCGTCCGCGGCATCAAGGTCTGCATGGATCTCGCCCGCGAGCTGGCACTGCACATGTTCAACCCCAGCGCGGTGCCGCAGCCGGCACTGCGCCGTAGCTACAATGCCTCGCAGGTGAATTCGCGACGGCGGCTGCCGGCACCGGTATTCAAGGCGCTGCGCAGCTACGGCGATCGCATCCGCGTGATGGAGCTGCAAGGGCCGCTGCTGTTCTCGACCTTCGAGCCCGTCATCCGCGAGCTGGTGAAGCAGGCCGCCTACTGCCAGCACGTGATCCTGAACTTCGCCAACGTCTTCTCCGTGGACGGGGTTTCGCTGCGGATGCTGCGCGAAGTGCGGCAGCAGCTCGACGACACCGGCGTGCGGCTGCTGTGCTGCCACGCCGGACGCCACGGCAAGGCACTCGAGGTCGCAGGGCTCGGCGAGGACGCGCTTTTCCCGAGCGAGGACGCCGCGCTCGAGGCTTGTGAGGACGCCGTGTTGGAAAAGGTGATGCCGCATCACACCCCGGACGTCCCACCGGTGGCTCTTTCGAAGTGCTCGCTCTTTTCCACCTGCGATGAAGATGAGCTCCAGCTTCTGGAGGAGCGAATGGAGCACCGTTCCTTCGCCACCGGTGAAACCATCATCCACACCGGCGGCACGGCCGACGAACTCTTCGTGCTCAGCGACGGCACGGTCGAGGTCCGGCTGTTGTTAGGAAACAATCGCTATCAACGGCTGGACGTCTTTTCCGCCGGCATGAGCTTCGGCGAGCTCGCATTCCTCGATGGTTCGCCGCGGTCGGCCGACGTCGTGACGACGGCACCGGTGACCTGCCGCGTCATCCGGCGCTCGCTCTTCGACGTCCTCGGTCGCGAACACCCGGCGCTCAAGGCCAAGATCCTTCACCAATTCGCCCTGCTGCTCTGCGAACGCCTGCGACAGGCGAATATCGAGATCTCCGCCTTGCGCGGCTGA
- a CDS encoding DUF3307 domain-containing protein: MSILLQSGPLALFFAFAISHALADFPLQGDYLARTKQRREAKNLSEWLISLTAHSLIHAGGVWIVSGSAIIAVAELVLHWLIDLGKGEGLYGYATDQALHLSCKVIFVIVMVKGWLPV, translated from the coding sequence GTGAGCATCCTTCTCCAGAGCGGTCCGCTCGCCCTGTTCTTCGCGTTCGCCATATCGCACGCGCTAGCGGACTTTCCCCTTCAGGGCGACTACTTGGCCCGCACCAAGCAGCGCAGGGAAGCGAAGAATCTTTCCGAGTGGCTGATCTCCCTTACGGCCCACTCGCTCATTCACGCGGGCGGGGTCTGGATCGTCTCGGGTAGCGCCATCATCGCCGTGGCGGAACTGGTGCTCCACTGGCTGATCGATCTCGGCAAGGGCGAAGGACTTTACGGTTATGCCACCGACCAGGCACTGCACCTCAGTTGCAAGGTCATCTTCGTGATCGTGATGGTGAAGGGATGGCTTCCCGTTTGA
- a CDS encoding carbohydrate-binding domain-containing protein, producing MKSVCRVVAPLVLLTFLPMNGLSAATVVWGGGTGDYLTGGNWEGGEVPGTASGNTAEINSGAVTYTPGGDLAIHNGGALVLNGGSWTQAGGNAWIQLGSGSLIVAGGTFNQGTSDNIVRNSDSNITVSAGIANFSGNFLNRADFGDFTITGGTVNIANEFKPISSFTMTGGTLSATMISFADGPGIIDFTGGTISVDGGSFYSGFYGGGSQSLNFSTASTGSLFFRNYSLTALAEDGFLTNGTLQWDGAIDPTAFSAVESEGGVLITVIPEPSTPLTLLGGMGALMLLRRRKSN from the coding sequence ATGAAATCCGTCTGCCGTGTCGTTGCACCTCTTGTACTCCTGACCTTTCTCCCCATGAACGGCCTGTCGGCTGCCACAGTAGTATGGGGCGGCGGGACCGGCGACTATCTTACGGGGGGCAATTGGGAGGGCGGTGAAGTGCCCGGAACCGCGAGCGGCAACACGGCCGAAATCAATTCAGGTGCCGTCACCTACACCCCGGGCGGTGACCTGGCGATCCACAACGGAGGGGCACTCGTGCTCAACGGCGGCAGTTGGACCCAAGCCGGAGGCAACGCATGGATCCAGCTTGGCAGCGGATCGCTAATCGTGGCGGGCGGCACCTTCAACCAAGGCACCTCCGACAACATCGTCCGCAACAGCGACTCTAACATCACGGTCTCCGCCGGCATTGCCAATTTCAGCGGCAACTTTCTCAACCGGGCGGATTTCGGCGACTTCACCATCACCGGTGGCACGGTCAACATCGCCAACGAATTCAAACCCATCAGCTCGTTCACGATGACGGGGGGCACCTTGAGCGCCACCATGATCTCATTTGCCGACGGCCCGGGAATCATCGATTTCACCGGCGGCACGATCTCCGTGGACGGAGGCAGCTTTTACAGCGGGTTCTACGGCGGAGGATCGCAGTCGCTCAACTTCAGCACCGCATCGACCGGCTCCCTCTTCTTCCGGAACTACAGTCTCACGGCCTTGGCCGAGGACGGCTTCCTGACCAATGGCACGCTCCAGTGGGATGGTGCCATCGACCCAACCGCATTCAGCGCCGTGGAATCGGAGGGTGGCGTCCTCATCACCGTCATCCCCGAGCCTTCGACCCCGCTCACCCTGCTGGGCGGCATGGGTGCCCTCATGCTGCTGCGCCGCCGCAAGTCGAACTGA